A portion of the Manduca sexta isolate Smith_Timp_Sample1 chromosome 20, JHU_Msex_v1.0, whole genome shotgun sequence genome contains these proteins:
- the LOC119189885 gene encoding MYCBP-associated protein-like, translating into MQNDLKPEDNVPKTESDNELQHWERWVTIRKDETTQLGQKLNRSPADLTMNLLEKVREDKERKIVLEEAQVEKKPTIRGGLWEQPHTLRQDCYCDPVYEIRRTPAEMGRPRVIEYIGVPHYIQVTEKGVMGEPKRVDCKKLDADYHKYRAKREQDLKRKIKKIDPFRPAISELIIKGSRPKTPPVKMPPVPAVSETLASGSSEDVLSGVYALRINNTVIFKYIPGQTVSHLEKIQKSSWHEECTAWNYYFNTPMKRPGRCRLFLQNLGTVSLRYCWKKVKKPIPFIPEDIYEQVFFFNKNEDVLAPGQSREMCFTFVSDKPGIYSEFWELSLCNICFFDTLASKLVINLFADAVEDFDTMKRKVEILKTRINRKAVANIVTNLLNDLVTKATAIEPQIYPYKKKFLEADIFVMKNPVCFYHQTEVMKMKTMYTEMHPGEIWDLSITSWRDMMMEKEYDERMKYYESLRKSHAELLKPWYEGEDVMMQKYRMMKVLFAQMADNFDKEYERLLLLFSMRSISTTRESKNSAKICVKIIVKFR; encoded by the exons ATTGGGAGAGATGGGTAACTATCCGAAAAGATGAGACGACACAGCTCGGACAAAAGTTAAACAGGTCACCAGCAGACTTAACGATGAATTTACTAGAAAAGGTGCGCGAGGATAAGGAACGCAAAATTGTGTTAGAAGAGGCTCAAGTTGAAAAAAAGCCAACAATCAGAGGTGGACTATGGGAACAGCCACATACATTAAGACAAGATTGTTATTGCGATCCTGTATATGAAATACGTAGGACGCCGGCTGAAATGGGTCGACCACGTGTGATTGAATATATTGGAGTACCACATTACATTCAGGTCACAGAAAAGGGCGTCATGGGAGAACCAAAAAGGGTTGATTGTAAGAAACTAGATGCCGATTATCATAAATACAGAGCTAAACGTGAACAAGATTTGAAAAGAAAGATTAAAAAGATCGACCCATTTAG gcCAGCTATTAGTGAGTTAATAATAAAAGGTAGTAGACCTAAAACCCCGCCAGTAAAAATGCCGCCCGTTCCGGCTGTTTCTGAGACCTTGGCGAGTGGATCCTCGGAAGATGTCCTTTCAGGTGTATATGCTCTCAGAATAAATAACACCGTAATTTTCAAATACATACCTGGCCAAACGGTATCACACTTggagaaaatacaaaaatccaGTTGGCACGAGGAGTGTACGGCTTggaattactattttaatacaCCTATGAAGAGACCCGGCAGGTGTAGACTTTTTCTGCAGAATCTTGGTACTGTTAGTTTAAGATATTGTTGGAAGAAGGTAAAAAAACCCATCCCCTTTATTCCTGAAGATATATATGAGCAAGTATTctttttcaacaaaaatgaaGATGTACTGGCTCCTGGACAAAGCAGGGAGATGTGTTTTACGTTTGTATCAGACAAGCCAGGTATTTATAGTGAATTTTGGGAGTTAAGCCTctgcaatatttgtttttttgacaCGCTAGCAAGCaaattagttataaatttattcgcTGACGCTGTTGAAGACTTCGATACTATGAAGAGAAAAGTGGAGATATTAAAAACCAGGATAAATAGAAAAGCGGTTGCTAATATAGTCACTAATTTGCTCAATGATTTGGTGACGAAAGCTACTGCTATAGAACCTCAAATATATCCGtacaaaaagaaatttttaGAAGCAGACATATTCGTTATGAAGAATCCCGTCTGCTTTTACCACCAAACAGAGGTAATGAAAATGAAGACGATGTATACAGAAATGCATCCTGGTGAGATATGGGACCTGTCAATAACTAGCTGGAGAGATATGATGATGGAAAAAGAATATGACGAAAGGATGAAATATTACGAAAGTTTACGGAAATCCCACGCAGAATTATTGAAGCCTTGGTATGAGGGCGAAGACGTAATGATGCAGAAATATCGTATGATGAAGGTATTATTCGCGCAAATGGCTGATAACTTTGACAAGGAATACGAACGGCTTCTACTTCTGTTTAGTATGAGGTCGATTTCGACTACCCGTGAGTCTAAAAACTCAGCCAAAATCTGtgtcaaaattattgttaagttCCGATAA
- the LOC119189872 gene encoding carbonic anhydrase 1-like isoform X3 yields the protein MPIAPPPKEEEQQATTEEAKYVPPFGTLEWIQHWSQEEGLLPTPIDVSITGSTIYWCPELKWYNFDVYPHKVKLTNTGYTKKHILSQIHFHWGADMTEGSDHTVDKRRYPGEMQVTFFRSEYMTQQEAFRHPDGVVMVCYMIKYGVNADDRLSWVIEGFQRIQEAQTSTRIGPYPMSRLMPMFCEDYFLYWGGLKTAKGETYVVRWLVPRVTLFASLEQMKEFRKIWDPWDEPNLRNFRPLQNNEGRHVLFINPHWNKYNSLLPIPRIPEPSISVLSPAYQANPWMLPPQNAYMIPNEDEHQE from the exons ATGCCAATTGCGCCTCCACCTAAAG agGAAGAACAGCAAGCAACAACAGAAGAAGCAAAATACGTCCCACCATTTGGAACATTAGAATGGATACAACATTGGAGTCAAGAAGAAGGCCTTCTGCCGACTCCGATCGACGTGTCCATCACTGGCTCCACAATATACTGGTGCCCTGAACTCAAGTGGTATAACTTCGACGTTTACCCGCACAAAGTTAAACTAACAAACACCGGGTACACGA AGAAGCACATACTGTCACAGATCCATTTCCACTGGGGAGCAGATATGACTGAAGGAAGCGACCATACAGTCGACAAAAGAAGATATCCCGGTGAAATGCAG GTAACCTTCTTCCGTTCTGAATACATGACCCAGCAGGAAGCCTTCCGACATCCCGACGGCGTGGTCATGGTCTGTTATATGATAAAG TACGGCGTTAACGCAGACGATCGCTTAAGCTGGGTGATAGAAGGTTTCCAAAGAATACAAGAGGCTCAGACCAGCACACGAATCGGCCCGTATCCGATGTCTCGTCTGATGCCGATGTTTTGCGAAGACTACTTTTTGTACTGGGGTGGTTTAAAGACAGCAAAAGGTGAAACTTATGTAGTCAGGTGGTTGGTGCCAAGAGTCACGCTATTCGCTTCATTGGAGCAG ATGAAAGAATTCCGAAAAATTTGGGATCCATGGGATGAGCCAAACCTACGGAATTTCAGACCATTACAGAATAATGAAGGCAGGCATGTCCTTTTCATCAACCCGCACTGGAATAAATATAACTCACTGCTGCCTATACCGAGGATTCCAGAACCTTCTATCTCTGTTCTGTCACCTGCGTATCAAGCAAATCCGTGGATGCTACCACCGCAAAATGCATATATGATTCCAAATGAAGATGAGCACCAGGAATAA
- the LOC119189872 gene encoding carbonic anhydrase 1-like isoform X1 → MPIAPPPKEEEQQATTEEAKYVPPFGTLEWIQHWSQEEGLLPTPIDVSITGSTIYWCPELKWYNFDVYPHKVKLTNTGYTIVFGAKWKTERPYLEGGPFAEKHILSQIHFHWGADMTEGSDHTVDKRRYPGEMQVTFFRSEYMTQQEAFRHPDGVVMVCYMIKYGVNADDRLSWVIEGFQRIQEAQTSTRIGPYPMSRLMPMFCEDYFLYWGGLKTAKGETYVVRWLVPRVTLFASLEQMKEFRKIWDPWDEPNLRNFRPLQNNEGRHVLFINPHWNKYNSLLPIPRIPEPSISVLSPAYQANPWMLPPQNAYMIPNEDEHQE, encoded by the exons ATGCCAATTGCGCCTCCACCTAAAG agGAAGAACAGCAAGCAACAACAGAAGAAGCAAAATACGTCCCACCATTTGGAACATTAGAATGGATACAACATTGGAGTCAAGAAGAAGGCCTTCTGCCGACTCCGATCGACGTGTCCATCACTGGCTCCACAATATACTGGTGCCCTGAACTCAAGTGGTATAACTTCGACGTTTACCCGCACAAAGTTAAACTAACAAACACCGGGTACACGA TTGTATTTGGCGCAAAATGGAAAACGGAACGTCCATACTTAGAAGGCGGTCCATTCGCAGAGAAGCACATACTGTCACAGATCCATTTCCACTGGGGAGCAGATATGACTGAAGGAAGCGACCATACAGTCGACAAAAGAAGATATCCCGGTGAAATGCAG GTAACCTTCTTCCGTTCTGAATACATGACCCAGCAGGAAGCCTTCCGACATCCCGACGGCGTGGTCATGGTCTGTTATATGATAAAG TACGGCGTTAACGCAGACGATCGCTTAAGCTGGGTGATAGAAGGTTTCCAAAGAATACAAGAGGCTCAGACCAGCACACGAATCGGCCCGTATCCGATGTCTCGTCTGATGCCGATGTTTTGCGAAGACTACTTTTTGTACTGGGGTGGTTTAAAGACAGCAAAAGGTGAAACTTATGTAGTCAGGTGGTTGGTGCCAAGAGTCACGCTATTCGCTTCATTGGAGCAG ATGAAAGAATTCCGAAAAATTTGGGATCCATGGGATGAGCCAAACCTACGGAATTTCAGACCATTACAGAATAATGAAGGCAGGCATGTCCTTTTCATCAACCCGCACTGGAATAAATATAACTCACTGCTGCCTATACCGAGGATTCCAGAACCTTCTATCTCTGTTCTGTCACCTGCGTATCAAGCAAATCCGTGGATGCTACCACCGCAAAATGCATATATGATTCCAAATGAAGATGAGCACCAGGAATAA
- the LOC119189872 gene encoding carbonic anhydrase 1-like isoform X2 — protein sequence MPIAPPPKEEEQQATTEEAKYVPPFGTLEWIQHWSQEEGLLPTPIDVSITGSTIYWCPELKWYNFDVYPHKVKLTNTGYTKRPYLEGGPFAEKHILSQIHFHWGADMTEGSDHTVDKRRYPGEMQVTFFRSEYMTQQEAFRHPDGVVMVCYMIKYGVNADDRLSWVIEGFQRIQEAQTSTRIGPYPMSRLMPMFCEDYFLYWGGLKTAKGETYVVRWLVPRVTLFASLEQMKEFRKIWDPWDEPNLRNFRPLQNNEGRHVLFINPHWNKYNSLLPIPRIPEPSISVLSPAYQANPWMLPPQNAYMIPNEDEHQE from the exons ATGCCAATTGCGCCTCCACCTAAAG agGAAGAACAGCAAGCAACAACAGAAGAAGCAAAATACGTCCCACCATTTGGAACATTAGAATGGATACAACATTGGAGTCAAGAAGAAGGCCTTCTGCCGACTCCGATCGACGTGTCCATCACTGGCTCCACAATATACTGGTGCCCTGAACTCAAGTGGTATAACTTCGACGTTTACCCGCACAAAGTTAAACTAACAAACACCGGGTACACGA AACGTCCATACTTAGAAGGCGGTCCATTCGCAGAGAAGCACATACTGTCACAGATCCATTTCCACTGGGGAGCAGATATGACTGAAGGAAGCGACCATACAGTCGACAAAAGAAGATATCCCGGTGAAATGCAG GTAACCTTCTTCCGTTCTGAATACATGACCCAGCAGGAAGCCTTCCGACATCCCGACGGCGTGGTCATGGTCTGTTATATGATAAAG TACGGCGTTAACGCAGACGATCGCTTAAGCTGGGTGATAGAAGGTTTCCAAAGAATACAAGAGGCTCAGACCAGCACACGAATCGGCCCGTATCCGATGTCTCGTCTGATGCCGATGTTTTGCGAAGACTACTTTTTGTACTGGGGTGGTTTAAAGACAGCAAAAGGTGAAACTTATGTAGTCAGGTGGTTGGTGCCAAGAGTCACGCTATTCGCTTCATTGGAGCAG ATGAAAGAATTCCGAAAAATTTGGGATCCATGGGATGAGCCAAACCTACGGAATTTCAGACCATTACAGAATAATGAAGGCAGGCATGTCCTTTTCATCAACCCGCACTGGAATAAATATAACTCACTGCTGCCTATACCGAGGATTCCAGAACCTTCTATCTCTGTTCTGTCACCTGCGTATCAAGCAAATCCGTGGATGCTACCACCGCAAAATGCATATATGATTCCAAATGAAGATGAGCACCAGGAATAA